From the Paenibacillus sp. FSL H8-0548 genome, one window contains:
- the glyQ gene encoding glycine--tRNA ligase subunit alpha, with the protein MNFQKMILTLQQFWADQQCILVQPYDVEKGAGTMNPMTFLRSIGPEPWNVAYVEPSRRPADGRYGENPNRLYQHHQFQVILKPSPDNIQELYLDSLKQLGIDANEHDIRFVEDNWEAPTLGAWGLGWEVWLDGMEITQFTYFQQVGGIDVNPVAVEITYGMERLASYIQQKENVFDLEWVEGITYGDVFKQPEYEHSKYTFETSDTEMLFSLFNMYEAEAQKTMEHHLVFPAYDYVLKCSHTFNLLDARGAISVTERTGYITRVRNLARAIASTYYEERERLGFPLLKKGVEQHD; encoded by the coding sequence ATGAATTTTCAAAAAATGATTTTGACGCTGCAGCAATTTTGGGCTGATCAACAGTGTATTTTGGTTCAGCCTTATGATGTGGAGAAGGGTGCAGGAACGATGAACCCGATGACGTTTCTGCGTTCGATAGGACCTGAGCCTTGGAATGTAGCGTATGTGGAGCCTTCCCGCCGACCAGCGGATGGCCGTTACGGTGAAAACCCTAACCGACTGTATCAGCATCACCAATTCCAGGTTATTTTGAAACCATCGCCAGATAATATTCAGGAGCTTTATTTGGATAGCCTAAAGCAGCTGGGTATTGATGCGAATGAGCATGATATTCGCTTTGTTGAGGATAACTGGGAAGCTCCCACGCTTGGCGCATGGGGACTTGGCTGGGAGGTATGGCTGGATGGTATGGAAATTACACAGTTTACCTACTTCCAACAGGTTGGCGGCATCGATGTAAATCCGGTTGCGGTTGAGATTACTTACGGCATGGAACGGCTTGCATCATATATACAGCAAAAAGAAAATGTGTTTGATTTGGAATGGGTAGAGGGCATTACCTACGGCGACGTATTTAAGCAGCCTGAATACGAGCATTCAAAGTATACATTTGAGACTTCGGATACAGAAATGCTGTTTAGCTTGTTCAATATGTATGAGGCAGAAGCTCAAAAAACGATGGAGCATCATCTCGTGTTCCCTGCCTATGATTATGTACTGAAATGCTCGCATACATTTAACCTTCTTGATGCGCGCGGCGCGATTAGTGTAACCGAGCGTACCGGCTACATTACAAGAGTAAGAAATTTGGCGCGTGCAATTGCATCGACTTACTATGAAGAGAGAGAACGTCTCGGATTCCCGTTGCTAAAGAAAGGAGTGGAGCAGCATGACTAG